A single genomic interval of Desulfovibrio sp. JC022 harbors:
- a CDS encoding tetratricopeptide repeat protein: MIQTTGSSRCPLKAVAVTALLALLMLQGCATKNTARPEFQLPLSPEAQLTYDYLVYMDYRSRLGQAMSGLKTPQKINEVARLQKDAMTVLNRIIAVEPQEKLYLDKFALYWTSQQIDEARVVLKEALAKYPMSRDLTISLANTYLVDNRNADAEGVLKEYLLKKPDDLAVTGHLARIYLEQKKFAQALDILKVIPKDKRTAQIHYLHAKASAGLGLTRQAIRSLNKAVKVKPDFIEAWGELAYMHELEKDYDAAEKIYTRMLEFPDVSNHIRLRLMELCLKLNNPERALKLAMEGPRNKAFLLEAAQQFISGKFYGQASILLDLFAQQKTVPDSYYFFKASIAYEGEDDPAKALSYLNKISQQSEHYDRSLQFRAHLLMDLERNKQALEVIRKGEEKFPDAVNFYLLEAGLHSAAQDNKAAKDALLRGNTNVPGHPQILFQLGMMEEQEGNLDQTLKYMEQIISSYPDHADALNFVGYILADRNEQLDRAMVLISRANRLEPDNGYILDSLAWVNYRIGDFEEAWKVIKRAVSLRPKQPELWDHYGDIAAALGKKKSAAKGYRKALELKPENADQIRQKLKEL; this comes from the coding sequence ATGATACAAACTACCGGCTCCTCACGCTGCCCGCTGAAGGCTGTTGCTGTAACCGCCCTTTTGGCCCTGCTTATGTTGCAGGGTTGTGCAACTAAAAACACTGCCCGCCCCGAGTTTCAGCTCCCGCTGAGCCCGGAAGCGCAGTTGACATACGATTATCTGGTCTACATGGACTACCGCTCAAGGCTGGGACAGGCCATGAGCGGCCTTAAGACACCCCAGAAAATCAATGAAGTTGCCCGGCTGCAAAAAGACGCAATGACCGTTTTAAACCGGATCATCGCCGTAGAGCCGCAGGAAAAACTGTATCTGGACAAATTCGCCCTTTACTGGACTTCGCAGCAGATTGATGAGGCACGGGTCGTCCTTAAAGAAGCCCTTGCCAAATACCCCATGAGCCGGGACCTGACCATCAGCCTTGCAAATACCTACCTGGTAGACAACCGCAATGCTGATGCTGAGGGAGTGCTCAAGGAGTACCTGCTCAAAAAACCGGACGATCTGGCGGTGACCGGGCATCTGGCCCGCATTTATCTGGAGCAGAAAAAATTCGCGCAGGCCCTTGATATCCTCAAGGTCATCCCCAAAGATAAACGCACCGCTCAGATCCACTATCTGCATGCCAAAGCCAGCGCAGGACTGGGACTGACCCGGCAGGCCATCCGCAGCCTGAATAAAGCCGTAAAAGTCAAACCTGATTTCATTGAAGCATGGGGCGAACTGGCCTACATGCACGAGCTGGAAAAAGATTACGACGCCGCAGAAAAAATTTATACCAGAATGCTCGAATTCCCGGATGTGTCCAACCATATCCGGTTGCGGCTAATGGAACTCTGCCTCAAGCTCAACAACCCTGAACGGGCACTGAAACTGGCCATGGAAGGACCACGCAACAAAGCCTTCCTGCTGGAAGCAGCACAGCAATTCATCAGCGGAAAATTTTATGGTCAGGCCTCCATTCTGCTGGACCTTTTCGCACAACAGAAAACCGTCCCTGATTCATACTATTTCTTCAAGGCATCCATTGCCTACGAAGGTGAGGATGACCCGGCCAAGGCCCTGAGCTACCTCAACAAGATTTCTCAGCAAAGCGAACACTATGATCGCAGTCTGCAATTCCGGGCGCACCTGCTTATGGACCTCGAACGTAACAAGCAGGCCCTTGAAGTCATCAGGAAAGGCGAAGAAAAATTTCCTGATGCGGTGAATTTCTATCTGCTGGAAGCTGGTCTCCATTCAGCGGCACAAGACAACAAAGCTGCTAAAGACGCCCTGTTGCGCGGAAATACGAATGTCCCCGGACATCCGCAAATTCTTTTCCAGCTGGGAATGATGGAAGAGCAGGAAGGCAATCTGGACCAGACTCTTAAATATATGGAACAGATCATTTCCAGTTACCCGGACCATGCCGACGCGCTAAACTTCGTGGGCTACATCCTCGCCGACCGCAACGAGCAGCTTGACCGGGCCATGGTACTCATCAGCAGGGCCAACAGGTTGGAGCCGGATAACGGCTACATTCTCGACTCGCTGGCCTGGGTCAACTACCGCATAGGTGACTTCGAAGAGGCTTGGAAAGTCATCAAGCGTGCTGTCTCCCTGCGCCCCAAACAGCCCGAACTCTGGGACCATTACGGAGATATTGCCGCCGCACTGGGTAAGAAAAAATCCGCTGCAAAAGGCTATCGCAAAGCTCTTGAGCTTAAGCCTGAAAACGCTGACCAGATTCGCCAGAAACTTAAAGAGTTATGA
- a CDS encoding DUF3426 domain-containing protein translates to MIITCSNCETKFNLPESKIPAGGAKVKCSKCGNIFKVTPPAPEPEDEVESMLEEEQPKSAPEPKPEPKPEPEPEPEPEPEPEPEPEPEPEPEPEPEPEPEPEPESEPDFDDDLFDEAADELGDELGEDPFGDLGADEPEAPAADDSDDLEDDLFGSDDNSADAEIGADLFDDDDDPLAEPVAEEAAAPEDDFDIDDELFGDDDETEEPAASAAPASEADESDDLFDDDDLFGDDDDGAELSEDNLFDDDEEIEEDDGEVEEEDFEEDEDFEEEDFDEDDGLSLDDGEIAGFDLDDDLDAPPSKKAKKKGKKGLIITLVLLLLFGGGAGAAWYFKAWESLPFSIPFISSDDAGTADSNEPPSKRFSKFSFKDLRQFYVNNDKAGQLFIIEGKVVNNFSKPKELIEVEAQLFDDKGQVLDSKRLLCGNTLSLFQLEVQSKEEIEAGLGSKVGILSNNTLLKPGMDTPFMVVFFKPSPAVKEYVINVVDAKNPPKK, encoded by the coding sequence ATGATTATTACGTGTTCAAATTGCGAGACCAAATTCAATTTACCGGAAAGTAAGATTCCGGCAGGCGGAGCCAAAGTAAAATGCTCCAAATGCGGAAATATTTTTAAGGTAACTCCTCCCGCTCCCGAGCCGGAGGATGAAGTTGAGTCCATGCTTGAAGAGGAGCAGCCCAAGTCTGCGCCGGAACCGAAACCGGAACCAAAGCCTGAACCTGAGCCGGAACCGGAACCGGAACCGGAACCGGAACCTGAGCCGGAACCGGAACCGGAACCGGAACCTGAGCCGGAACCGGAACCCGAGCCGGAACCTGAGTCTGAGCCGGATTTTGACGATGACCTTTTTGATGAGGCCGCCGATGAATTGGGTGATGAGCTTGGTGAGGACCCGTTCGGTGATCTCGGTGCTGATGAGCCGGAAGCTCCTGCGGCAGATGATTCGGACGACCTTGAAGATGATCTTTTCGGTTCTGATGATAATTCAGCTGATGCCGAAATCGGGGCCGACCTTTTTGACGACGATGATGATCCCCTTGCCGAGCCTGTTGCTGAGGAAGCAGCAGCTCCGGAAGATGATTTTGATATAGATGATGAGCTTTTCGGCGACGACGATGAAACCGAAGAGCCCGCTGCGTCAGCAGCACCCGCATCTGAAGCAGACGAAAGTGACGACCTCTTTGACGATGATGACCTTTTCGGTGATGACGATGACGGTGCTGAGCTTTCCGAAGATAATCTTTTTGATGACGATGAAGAGATAGAGGAAGATGACGGCGAGGTGGAAGAGGAAGATTTTGAGGAAGACGAGGACTTTGAAGAAGAGGATTTTGACGAAGATGACGGCCTCTCCCTTGATGATGGAGAAATAGCCGGATTCGATCTTGATGACGACCTTGACGCTCCTCCGTCCAAGAAAGCTAAGAAAAAGGGCAAGAAAGGGCTGATCATTACCCTCGTGCTCTTACTTCTTTTCGGAGGTGGTGCCGGGGCCGCATGGTACTTCAAGGCCTGGGAATCCCTGCCTTTCAGCATTCCTTTTATCTCTTCCGATGATGCCGGAACCGCTGATTCCAACGAGCCGCCTTCCAAGCGGTTCAGCAAGTTCTCCTTTAAGGATCTGCGCCAGTTCTACGTCAACAATGACAAGGCCGGACAGCTGTTCATCATCGAAGGTAAGGTGGTTAACAACTTCAGCAAGCCCAAAGAGCTGATTGAAGTTGAAGCACAGCTTTTCGATGACAAGGGACAGGTACTCGATTCCAAGCGTCTGCTTTGCGGAAACACACTTTCCCTGTTTCAGCTGGAAGTGCAGTCCAAAGAGGAAATAGAGGCCGGACTTGGCTCCAAGGTCGGCATACTCTCCAACAATACGCTGCTCAAGCCGGGTATGGATACGCCGTTCATGGTCGTATTTTTCAAGCCCTCGCCCGCAGTTAAAGAGTATGTCATCAACGTAGTAGACGCCAAGAATCCGCCTAAGAAATAG
- a CDS encoding TlpA disulfide reductase family protein, with amino-acid sequence MRIFNKLSLFVILMLVLVAGCNKAETAEGVDTINAQGIQDIIAKNKGKAVLINFWATWCPPCRAEIPELIELRKKFSDDELVMISVSVDESSDLVDEFMLNEEKFNYPVYFAADDVGGAFRIQSIPRTMLFDPAGQRVFDKEGSYPGAMFERYINKMLKDR; translated from the coding sequence ATGAGAATATTTAATAAATTAAGCTTGTTCGTGATCCTGATGCTGGTTCTCGTTGCCGGGTGCAACAAGGCTGAGACCGCTGAAGGTGTTGATACCATCAACGCCCAGGGAATTCAGGACATTATTGCTAAGAATAAAGGCAAGGCGGTACTGATTAATTTCTGGGCCACTTGGTGCCCTCCCTGCCGTGCGGAAATCCCGGAGCTCATTGAGCTGCGCAAGAAATTTTCTGATGATGAGCTGGTGATGATCAGTGTCTCTGTTGATGAAAGCAGTGATTTAGTTGATGAATTTATGCTCAATGAAGAAAAGTTCAATTATCCGGTTTATTTTGCGGCAGATGATGTGGGCGGTGCTTTCAGGATTCAATCCATCCCCAGAACCATGCTTTTCGACCCTGCGGGGCAGCGGGTTTTCGACAAGGAAGGAAGCTACCCCGGTGCCATGTTTGAAAGATATATTAATAAGATGTTAAAGGATCGGTAG
- a CDS encoding N-acetyltransferase: MVKIRKASMEDAKNIHSIIKDRTRDAMVLPRPLNSIYGHLRDFFVAEAEDGKIIGCCALAISWDCLAEVRSLVVVPEARGSNLGAQMVEACIQEARELGVCDVFVLTNIEKFFAKLGFVETDKHVLPQKIWADCINCPQFPDCDEIPMIMKLK, translated from the coding sequence ATGGTAAAGATCAGAAAGGCCTCCATGGAGGATGCCAAGAACATCCACTCTATTATTAAAGACCGGACAAGGGACGCCATGGTTCTGCCCCGGCCTTTGAATTCCATTTACGGGCATCTGCGCGATTTTTTTGTTGCCGAGGCTGAAGACGGTAAGATTATCGGCTGTTGTGCACTTGCCATAAGCTGGGATTGTCTGGCAGAAGTGCGGTCTCTGGTTGTTGTGCCTGAAGCACGGGGTTCCAATCTGGGTGCACAGATGGTGGAAGCCTGTATTCAGGAAGCGCGTGAACTGGGTGTTTGCGACGTTTTTGTTTTGACTAATATTGAGAAGTTTTTTGCAAAGCTGGGCTTTGTGGAGACAGACAAACATGTGCTGCCCCAGAAAATCTGGGCGGACTGCATCAACTGTCCCCAATTCCCGGATTGCGATGAAATTCCAATGATCATGAAACTGAAATAA
- a CDS encoding RNA polymerase sigma factor RpoD/SigA: MPSKKEPVDLEPVENEEVKTPPKGDFLPTPRAKGEVATKDPLHLYLQEISRFPLLEPDEEFQLAKRVQENGDQEAAFRLVSSHLRLVVKIAMDFQRRWMQNVLDLIQEGNVGLMKAVNKFDPDKGIKFSYYAAFWVKAYILKYIMDNWRMVKIGTTQTQRKLFYNLNKERQRLQALGFDPTTSELSKKLNVSEEEITEMDQRLAKNDLSLNLKFGEDSEATRMDFLPDLGPGVEETLANKEISTLLLDQLRVIVPNLNEKEQVILNDRLLSDSPRTLREIGEEFGVTRERVRQIEARLLKKLREHLAESVKDFSQDWIPENE, translated from the coding sequence ATGCCATCTAAAAAAGAACCGGTAGATCTTGAGCCTGTTGAAAATGAAGAGGTAAAAACTCCCCCCAAGGGCGATTTCCTGCCTACGCCAAGAGCCAAAGGTGAAGTCGCAACCAAGGACCCTCTTCACTTGTATCTCCAAGAAATCAGCCGCTTTCCCCTGCTGGAACCGGATGAAGAATTTCAGCTTGCCAAACGGGTGCAGGAGAACGGAGACCAGGAAGCGGCCTTCAGGCTGGTTTCCTCGCATTTGAGGCTGGTGGTTAAGATCGCCATGGATTTCCAGCGCCGCTGGATGCAGAATGTGCTCGACCTTATTCAGGAAGGTAACGTGGGTCTGATGAAGGCCGTAAATAAATTTGATCCCGACAAAGGCATCAAATTTTCCTACTATGCCGCCTTCTGGGTCAAGGCCTACATCCTTAAATACATTATGGATAACTGGCGCATGGTCAAGATCGGCACCACCCAGACCCAGCGCAAACTTTTTTACAATCTGAACAAGGAACGCCAAAGATTACAGGCTCTCGGCTTTGACCCGACCACCTCCGAGCTTTCAAAAAAACTGAATGTAAGCGAAGAGGAAATTACTGAAATGGACCAGCGGCTGGCCAAGAACGACCTCTCCCTGAACCTTAAGTTCGGTGAAGATTCCGAGGCCACACGCATGGATTTTCTTCCTGATCTTGGGCCCGGAGTAGAAGAAACCCTTGCCAACAAGGAGATTTCCACATTACTGCTTGACCAGCTCAGGGTAATTGTTCCAAATCTCAATGAAAAGGAACAGGTAATCCTGAACGACCGCCTTCTGTCCGATTCCCCCAGAACACTCAGGGAGATCGGAGAAGAGTTCGGGGTAACGAGGGAAAGAGTTCGCCAGATTGAAGCAAGACTGCTGAAAAAATTGAGGGAACATCTGGCTGAATCAGTTAAAGACTTTTCACAGGACTGGATACCTGAAAATGAATAA
- the hpt gene encoding hypoxanthine phosphoribosyltransferase yields MGHSLKEVFSKEIIAERIEKLGKDISETYGQEPLVCVCVLKGAYLFFADITRALSLDPEIDFVRLSSYGAGTSRTGNMNFSKDLEVSIADKHVLIVEDIVDTGHSVEFLKHVFEKRNPLSVKTCALIDKRERREIDLEVEFPGFILDHGFLVGYGMDYAEKYRYLSAVYELENA; encoded by the coding sequence ATGGGCCATAGCCTTAAAGAAGTTTTTTCTAAAGAAATAATCGCTGAAAGAATTGAGAAGCTCGGTAAAGATATCTCCGAAACATACGGTCAGGAACCGCTGGTTTGTGTATGCGTACTTAAAGGGGCCTACCTCTTTTTCGCTGATATCACCCGCGCCCTGAGCCTTGATCCTGAAATAGATTTCGTGCGCCTCTCCAGCTACGGAGCCGGAACCAGCCGCACCGGAAATATGAATTTTTCCAAGGACCTTGAAGTATCCATTGCCGACAAGCATGTCTTGATTGTTGAAGACATTGTTGACACCGGACATTCCGTAGAATTCCTTAAGCATGTGTTTGAAAAACGTAACCCGCTGAGCGTAAAGACCTGTGCTCTGATTGATAAGAGGGAGCGTCGCGAAATCGATCTGGAAGTTGAATTTCCCGGTTTTATTCTCGACCACGGCTTTCTTGTGGGATACGGAATGGACTATGCTGAAAAATACAGGTATTTAAGTGCAGTGTATGAACTTGAGAATGCCTAG
- the tkt gene encoding transketolase codes for MSNNQLDQKAVNVVKGLIMDSIRKANSGHPGGSMSSADFAYVLYKDFLKFDPSNPEWADRDRFVMAAGHESPLLYSILHLCGLLTIEDLKQFRQLDSITPGHPEHDMTPGVEATSGPLGQGFCVGVGMATAEAFLNANTNDDVVDHYTYVLSSDGDFQEPVALGAATLAGLWGLGKLVVYYDSNDIQLAGPTSKCDCTDFKKVFEAMCWHVVEIDGHDHQAIREAVKAGQAETSKPTLIIGKTVMAKGAATCEGSHSTHGSPLSHDEIEATKKCFGLPEKETFYVPEDVVEHFQARFPDLKALAAQWKEKSDAALAADEKIAAFWAQSNTPRSEIKLELPEFEAGQSIATRKAWGACLDAITDALPTLVGGSADLDPSNQTANFRKKVGDFAIDGKTARNLAFGVREFPMSVILNGMALHGGVIPFGATFLTFSDYCRNGMRMSALQHLPVLYIYTHDSFYVGEDGPTHQPIEHVSSLRLIPNMLILRPADARETAACLEIAMAQTKRPSSLMLTRQGLPVLGKDEYPQVEEGVKRGGYIVKDCEGTPDMIAIAAGSEVSLAIEAASMIEGKKIRVVSMPSVELFEEQDQQYKDSVLDPNVRTRVAAEAGRPEGWYKYVGLDGAVLGIDHFGASAPATQLAEKYGFTAANLAELMKKQF; via the coding sequence ATGAGTAACAACCAGTTGGACCAGAAAGCGGTCAACGTTGTCAAAGGCTTGATCATGGACTCCATCCGCAAGGCCAATTCCGGTCATCCCGGCGGTTCCATGTCTTCCGCAGACTTTGCCTACGTCCTGTACAAGGACTTCCTTAAATTCGATCCCAGCAATCCTGAATGGGCTGATCGCGACCGTTTTGTTATGGCCGCCGGTCACGAATCTCCGCTTCTCTACTCCATCCTGCACCTCTGCGGACTGCTGACTATTGAAGATCTCAAACAGTTCCGCCAGCTGGACTCCATCACCCCCGGCCACCCCGAACACGACATGACCCCCGGAGTTGAAGCCACTTCCGGCCCTCTGGGTCAGGGTTTCTGTGTCGGTGTCGGTATGGCTACCGCTGAGGCTTTCCTCAACGCCAACACCAACGATGACGTAGTAGACCACTACACCTACGTACTTTCCTCTGACGGTGACTTTCAGGAGCCCGTCGCACTCGGCGCTGCAACCCTCGCCGGACTCTGGGGACTGGGTAAACTGGTAGTTTACTACGATTCCAACGACATCCAGCTCGCAGGACCCACCAGCAAGTGCGACTGCACCGACTTCAAAAAAGTTTTCGAAGCCATGTGCTGGCACGTTGTGGAAATCGACGGTCACGACCACCAAGCGATTCGCGAAGCAGTAAAAGCAGGTCAGGCTGAAACTTCCAAGCCTACCCTGATCATCGGTAAAACCGTAATGGCTAAAGGCGCAGCAACCTGCGAAGGCAGCCACTCCACTCACGGTTCCCCGCTTTCCCATGATGAAATTGAAGCCACCAAGAAATGCTTCGGTCTTCCTGAAAAAGAAACTTTCTACGTTCCCGAAGATGTTGTTGAACATTTTCAGGCTCGGTTCCCCGATCTCAAAGCACTGGCAGCTCAGTGGAAAGAAAAATCAGATGCAGCACTTGCCGCTGACGAAAAAATCGCCGCTTTCTGGGCGCAGTCCAACACCCCGCGTAGCGAGATCAAACTTGAACTGCCCGAATTTGAAGCAGGTCAGTCCATTGCAACCCGTAAGGCTTGGGGCGCATGTCTCGACGCCATCACCGATGCTCTGCCCACTCTCGTAGGTGGTTCTGCGGATCTCGATCCCTCCAACCAGACTGCGAACTTCCGCAAAAAGGTTGGCGACTTCGCCATTGACGGCAAGACCGCGCGTAACCTCGCTTTCGGTGTCCGTGAGTTCCCCATGTCCGTTATCCTTAACGGTATGGCCCTGCACGGCGGCGTAATCCCCTTTGGTGCAACTTTCCTGACCTTCTCCGACTATTGCAGAAACGGCATGCGCATGTCCGCATTGCAGCACCTGCCGGTCCTCTACATCTACACTCACGATTCTTTCTACGTAGGTGAAGACGGTCCCACTCATCAGCCCATTGAGCACGTATCTTCTCTGCGTCTCATCCCGAACATGCTGATCCTCCGCCCCGCAGATGCCCGCGAAACCGCAGCATGTCTCGAAATCGCCATGGCCCAGACCAAGCGTCCTTCCTCCCTCATGCTCACCCGTCAGGGACTGCCCGTCCTCGGCAAAGATGAGTACCCGCAGGTTGAAGAAGGCGTTAAGCGCGGTGGTTACATCGTGAAGGATTGCGAAGGCACCCCGGACATGATCGCCATTGCCGCAGGTTCCGAAGTATCCCTCGCCATTGAAGCTGCTTCCATGATTGAAGGCAAAAAGATCCGCGTGGTCTCCATGCCCTCCGTGGAACTCTTCGAAGAGCAGGATCAGCAGTACAAAGATTCCGTACTCGATCCCAATGTCCGCACCCGCGTGGCAGCAGAAGCAGGCCGCCCCGAAGGCTGGTACAAGTACGTAGGCCTCGACGGCGCAGTACTCGGCATCGACCACTTCGGCGCATCCGCACCCGCAACCCAGCTTGCAGAGAAATACGGCTTCACCGCCGCCAACCTCGCCGAGCTGATGAAGAAACAGTTCTAG
- a CDS encoding homocysteine S-methyltransferase family protein, with the protein MPDFRKALSDGKIYFFDGGYGTFLQSRGLPAGMSPEMWGLERPDVIKSVHKDYVDAGANVLTSNTFGGSRPKLGADVDVIGLNREMALLARSVAGDNVFVAGSVGPTGHFVQPLGEMTFKEMVEIYKEQIKGLVEGGVDLILGETHFDLAEARAVVIAAREVCDLPVALSMTFESPAACLTGTSPATFIDTMQNMGVELMGTNCSAGPEQILEVLENMQPRLSSPLLVEANAGLPELDENRNTVFRLQPEPFARQSAKFVDVGAKFIGGCCGTGPDHIRALRNKVGDASWKRPVPQEDCQIVLTSRAQTVKIGFEQRGVIIGERINPTGKKQLIAELQKGQFTEAMKFAEEQIAVGAPVLDVNVGAPMVDEVEILPALVKEIFSQHSAPLSIDSTNPDAVEAALWEYPGSALVNSISGEPGRMERLGPLCKKFGAPFILLPIVGSKLPITCAEKVEVVSELLKQADDLGIPRRLIMVDALALTVSSKPMAARHCLDFIKHCREEWNLPTVLGLSNISFGLPARELLNSSFLTLCQGQGMAAFISNPNSVRLREALYANEVMLCRDPQAEQYIERYAEWTPSGDGGQSGAAGDRKEEKTGAENLFDAVVKGDRGSIVALVERDLEGGRKPFEMVNEDLIPAIMEVGERYERKEYFLPQLLQSAETLQKGFEKLKPLLEASGDVEEKATIIMATVEGDIHDIGKNIVCLMLKNHGYNVIDLGKDVPAETIVDAAEENGAKIVGLSALMTTTMVKMEETISLIKERDLDIKVMIGGAVITGGFCESIGADGWSTDAVAAVKVAKNLLQ; encoded by the coding sequence ATGCCTGATTTTCGCAAAGCCCTCAGTGACGGGAAAATATATTTCTTTGACGGTGGTTACGGAACCTTTTTGCAGAGCAGAGGGCTGCCCGCAGGCATGTCACCGGAGATGTGGGGACTGGAGCGTCCTGATGTAATCAAGTCCGTACATAAAGATTATGTGGATGCCGGGGCCAATGTGCTGACCTCCAACACCTTCGGCGGCAGCAGGCCCAAGCTGGGCGCGGATGTGGATGTCATCGGCCTGAACCGTGAGATGGCCCTTCTGGCCCGTTCTGTTGCCGGGGATAACGTATTTGTTGCCGGTAGCGTCGGTCCCACCGGACATTTTGTGCAGCCTCTGGGTGAGATGACCTTTAAAGAAATGGTCGAAATTTACAAGGAACAAATCAAGGGCCTCGTGGAAGGCGGAGTTGACCTGATTCTCGGTGAAACCCATTTCGATCTGGCCGAAGCCCGCGCCGTGGTCATTGCCGCCCGTGAAGTCTGCGATTTGCCCGTGGCCCTGTCCATGACCTTTGAGTCTCCGGCTGCCTGTTTGACCGGGACTTCTCCGGCCACATTCATCGATACCATGCAGAACATGGGTGTTGAACTTATGGGTACCAACTGTTCCGCCGGACCGGAGCAGATTCTGGAAGTGCTGGAAAATATGCAGCCGCGTCTTTCTTCCCCCCTGCTGGTGGAAGCCAATGCCGGATTGCCCGAACTGGACGAGAACCGCAACACCGTGTTCCGTCTTCAGCCTGAACCTTTTGCCCGGCAGTCCGCAAAATTTGTAGATGTGGGTGCTAAATTTATCGGCGGTTGCTGCGGAACCGGCCCGGATCACATCCGCGCCCTGCGTAACAAAGTCGGTGATGCCAGCTGGAAGCGTCCCGTACCGCAGGAAGACTGCCAGATAGTGCTGACTTCCCGTGCCCAGACTGTAAAGATCGGTTTTGAGCAGCGTGGAGTGATCATCGGTGAACGCATCAACCCCACCGGCAAGAAGCAGCTCATCGCGGAACTCCAGAAAGGCCAGTTTACTGAAGCCATGAAATTTGCTGAAGAGCAGATTGCAGTGGGTGCGCCGGTGCTGGACGTGAACGTAGGCGCTCCCATGGTGGATGAGGTTGAAATTCTGCCCGCTCTGGTCAAAGAAATTTTCTCCCAGCATTCCGCACCGCTCTCCATTGATTCCACCAACCCGGATGCGGTTGAAGCGGCTCTCTGGGAATATCCCGGATCAGCTTTGGTCAACTCCATCAGCGGTGAACCCGGACGTATGGAGCGACTCGGCCCCTTGTGCAAGAAATTCGGTGCCCCGTTTATCCTGCTGCCCATTGTCGGCAGCAAATTACCCATCACCTGTGCTGAAAAAGTTGAGGTTGTCTCCGAACTGCTCAAGCAGGCTGATGATCTGGGCATCCCGCGCAGGCTGATCATGGTCGATGCTCTGGCCCTGACCGTATCCTCCAAGCCCATGGCGGCCCGTCACTGCCTTGATTTTATCAAGCATTGCCGCGAGGAATGGAACCTGCCCACCGTGCTTGGCCTGTCCAATATATCTTTCGGACTTCCGGCCCGTGAGCTGCTCAATTCAAGTTTCCTGACTCTCTGTCAGGGGCAGGGTATGGCTGCGTTTATTTCCAACCCCAACTCGGTGCGGCTGCGTGAAGCACTCTATGCCAACGAAGTTATGCTCTGCCGTGATCCGCAGGCTGAACAGTACATTGAACGTTATGCCGAGTGGACTCCTTCCGGTGACGGCGGTCAGTCCGGGGCTGCGGGAGACAGGAAAGAGGAAAAAACCGGTGCGGAAAATCTTTTTGATGCTGTCGTTAAGGGTGACCGCGGCTCCATCGTAGCCCTTGTGGAACGTGATCTTGAAGGCGGGCGTAAGCCATTTGAAATGGTTAATGAAGATCTCATTCCGGCTATTATGGAAGTGGGTGAGAGATATGAACGCAAGGAATATTTCCTGCCGCAGCTGCTCCAGTCCGCTGAGACATTGCAGAAGGGTTTTGAAAAGCTCAAGCCCTTGCTCGAAGCGTCCGGTGACGTGGAGGAAAAAGCCACCATCATCATGGCTACTGTGGAAGGCGATATTCACGACATCGGCAAGAATATTGTCTGTCTGATGCTCAAGAACCACGGCTACAATGTCATTGATCTCGGCAAAGACGTACCTGCTGAGACTATAGTAGATGCTGCTGAAGAAAACGGGGCCAAGATTGTGGGACTTTCCGCGCTGATGACTACTACCATGGTCAAGATGGAAGAGACCATTAGCCTGATCAAAGAACGCGACCTCGACATTAAGGTCATGATTGGCGGTGCGGTTATTACCGGGGGATTTTGCGAATCCATCGGTGCAGACGGCTGGTCCACCGATGCGGTGGCTGCGGTAAAAGTAGCCAAGAACCTGTTGCAGTAA
- the rpiB gene encoding ribose 5-phosphate isomerase B, with protein MAGKVVIGSDHGGFTLKTFAIKLLTDMGYDVVDAGPEEAVSCDYPVYAEKVADMVTGESIPGILICGTGLGMSMAANKHKGIRAAMCTNEYMAKMARAHNNANILCLGERVIGPGLAEEIIRAFMTSEFEGDRHMRRINLFDK; from the coding sequence ATGGCCGGTAAAGTTGTAATCGGTTCGGACCACGGGGGCTTCACCCTCAAGACATTTGCCATCAAACTGCTCACTGATATGGGCTACGATGTGGTAGACGCCGGACCTGAAGAAGCTGTCAGCTGCGACTATCCTGTTTACGCCGAAAAAGTAGCCGATATGGTTACCGGGGAAAGCATTCCCGGAATCCTGATCTGCGGAACCGGACTCGGCATGTCCATGGCTGCAAACAAGCACAAGGGCATCCGCGCCGCCATGTGTACCAATGAGTACATGGCTAAAATGGCACGCGCACACAACAACGCAAACATCCTCTGCCTCGGCGAACGAGTAATCGGGCCCGGATTGGCGGAAGAAATCATCCGCGCCTTCATGACCTCCGAGTTTGAAGGTGACCGGCACATGCGTAGAATCAATCTTTTCGATAAATAG